The window GTTGTGTCCCTGGACTTGTGCTGAAACAGAGCCAACCTTCAACATCTCTAACCCATTGATTAAATAATCTGAAATTTAGGGTCAGATGCCTTTTACCTCACCCCCTCCCTCTGCAACTCAGCCTCTATGCCTCATGCAAAGATCAGTCAGAACTTGCTGAAGAACGAAAGCAAGGGGAACTTCATTGCCAAAGTAGTTTGACTGAAATCTCGATTACTGTATGACATTTCTCAAAGCTCATTTTTTACCCTTCTTTTTCCTACAGAAAATTAATATCTACAAAGCTGCACTATATGCTGAAAATTCTGAACATTCATTCTTACTGGtcttgcttccttttttcctcttaagcTTACTgtggcaccaaaaaaaaaaaaaacgtaGTAAATTGTAAGAAAACATGATTCAGCATAAAGTTTGAAGTAGAACCCTGCAAGCAGGGATTCCAGTTCAATTGGCTGAGCACAGATGACTTCAAAGGTGAGTACAATATGCTTATTTTGCAGAccagtaatattttatttaaatcattACATACCTGCATAAAGAAGCTTTCGAATGCAATGGATCTGCTGTGAAACACAAGCTACATACAGAGGTGTCCCTAAATGAGGAAGATCTTGGTCAACATCTATACCCCAGGATATCAGTACCTCCAGACATTCACTGTGACCTGTCAGTATAAAGCAAGACAGTTTGCTCGACTTCAGTATGCTGTCTCATGGACAAAAGCACACACATTTCTTAACCCTCCTACTGAGGCATTGCTCAGCTGCTCCATGTTTATTGAGGAGCTAATTTCTTACCTCTGCTGGCTGCTTCATGTGTGGGTGATGGCAGACAGGACTCCCACTGAGCTTTGGCACCATACTGtaagagcagctcagcacacGCTGCACTGCCTCTTGAACAGGCATTAAATAAAGGTGTCACTCCATCAATTGTTGTAGCATTTACCTAGAATATATAAAATCTATTTactaaaagaattaaaagaaaggTAGATTTTTAAACAGGAAATAGTTAGAAATtgcataaaatttaaaaaaaaaaaaagtactagTTAAAATGACAAGTTAACTGACCAGTCTCTGTGAAACTGTCTTCCTCTTACCATGCTTCTCAGTTGGAATTAGTTTACTATTATTCTTGTTAAAGTATGTTGGATAAAAACACCTGGAATACTAAAGAGCATATATTGACATCTGGACAGTAAATAAGTTTCAGAAGTCATTGCACTGAGATTGTTTCAATGATACAGAAAATTTACACTTTGCATACTAATGGGATAAAGGGATCTTCTCTCCACAGCTCTGTCAGGAATTGAGGATAATTTGCCATTTTCTTCTGTAGTTTTAGTCTCCAGGTTCAAGTGATATTTCACAGCATGGAGACAAAGCTAATAGCATAGGCTTACTGCTTTAATACCAACCTCACTCTTCAACTCAATATTTCCAGTGTGAGAGAGTAAGGAGACAAAGTAGACAAGTTTGTGAGGCCTGATAATATTAAAGGGAGGAACACAGCTATGAGGAGAAGGCTTCTTCCAGGACTCTGGCCTATCTTCTTCCATGCATCCCCAACCCCACCAAACAATTacaaatactaaaaataaaccagatgggaaatattttttttttccttatagtTTCGTATCTTTAGACTCCTTGTGCTAGATGAagtagggagaaatttgctttggaaatatctctgtgtctttttttatttttctataataACATAGACATATTCCACATGGTTCTGCAAACTGAACTTTAAGaacaataaatatttccattacAAAGATCAGAGACCTGGGAAGCTATGCACTTGAACTCTGATGTCAGCAGACACTGCACTGAAAGTGATCCATAAGGTCCCATTTTCATTTTGGGATAAAAGATAAGAGcgcctgtgccaggagcacagaaaagagactgtgctttttttctacTCATACCAAAGAATTTTAAgagcacacaggtgcagtgtGACAGCAGACATTCTGAAGATTAAAAGAAAGGCCTCCTGAAAGCCACTCAAAACAAGAGGAATCCAGTAGAGGAATGCATTCCATATTTTTGAAGAGAAATTCATAATGAACAATGCTAACAGATTCACTCCAACTCATTGCTGTCTCAGGGGCTGCCCATCACTCTCATTTGCTAGCATTCAGATGGCAGCTGTAATTACATGACATGAATATAGCCAACAGGGTAAGTAGAGACCAATTACATTAAAATCAAGCAATATATCCTTCTCAGTTAAGCCAAAGTTAGAACTGGACTtcatataaaagaaaagaaaacaaaaccaaagccttACATTTGCTCCTGCTTCAAGGAGGATTCTTGCACATCCTACATGGTCTCCCAGGCAGGCTTCATGGAGTGGAGTTACTTGGTCAATTGTTAGTGTGTCTACATTGTACCCCTAAAACAGATGTGAATGGTATTTAAAGATCACACAAAACCTATTTAGAGTTGTTTCCTCACACTACTGTTCAAATGAATAGTTTACCATATTCTAAATAGGCTTAAAACTCAACTTGCAATAAAGTAATCCTCAGTGAGCActtatttttaatcagaaataggCATAAAATATGCAGACTGTTTAGATACACAGTGACAAGGCAAAAGGCCCAAGTCAGAACGTGGCAAATTCCAAGTGGctatgtggaaaaaaatttaactgGGGGACAGTGAAAGCTTGAAACAGATGAGGGAAAGGGTGGTGCATCTCCACTCTTGGTGATCTTTAAAACCCCACAAAGTCCTGAGTCTAAACTCTTCTATGACTCTACCAACCTATGTCTTAAGAGCTGAAATATCCAAAGCTACGACTGAATTGATAAAATCACCAAGCCCTCTAAATTTTTTGCAGTAGATGCTGTTTGATTCCTAAGAATTAACAATTTTGTCTACCTGCTTTCATCAAATGTATTTTATAGTAAAATTTTTCAATATTGAAATAGCTAATAGgacaatattttaatattaaaatttagcATTTACAGTCTCTCCCTTTGATatcagcaattttttaaaattacagcaaTGGAAAATCCAGAATCTTTCAGTGATTCTTCCTGTTAATTAGTATCTTCCTGACTTGCTCTATTTACCCAAAGGCTTAAAGCAGTGAAACTGCTTTATATTGATTTATATCATGCAAAAAGGGAAGACTGACATAAATTTAGAtacaattttgttttgttttgttttttgggggggcagGGGTGGAGGGGGGTTGAAACAtacagaggaaatattttaaatactagCTTATATCTTGTAATATGAAAAATTCCTAAATTTGTATTGCTCTGAAAAATTCAagtgaaaaaagcaaacacaagcaTACTAAATCTGCATTAATAGTCTATGCTGAGAAATTAAATaccattaaaaatgaaagcaattgTAAAAACAGAGCCTTCACCTGTGACAATAAAGTCTTCAGAGAAAGAAGACGTCCTTGACTGGCTGCCTCATGCAGAGGTGAGCGATCTGCCCAAGAACCTATGTAATAATAACATTTATTGAATAAGCCATATGAATTAGAAAGGGTTTGGAATGCACAGTTCAAAGCAGAAAGTATGATGCACAGAATGAAGTCAAATGTcctatgaaattaatttttcctctttagagACTCAAATCATTGGCTTctaaacagtaaaaaaatgcTCTATTATTAATTGTACACATATCTAATAAATCATTATGTGATCCACAGAACAAAATATTGAGATATCAATATCAGTGATCTATTTAATAAATTCATTAATTACCATATTCCACTTCTATTTTTTGCATTGTTCATTTTTAATACACATAATAAAACGTTGTAGCTGGAATATAGGCATTATTTGAACTTAAACCAGATGTAAAGCTGCCTGAAGAAGTCACAAAGAAGCTGGTTTATGTGAAAAGCAATGTGGGAATCTTTATGTATGGTGAGATTAATTTGAAGCTACTACACAAGTGCAAGGAGAGAAATATAGTGAgaatcacagtaaaaaaaaattactgaagcaTAAAGAAGATATAAATTCTAAGTTCTCATTCCATAAATTATTAGgctgaaaaataattagataTGTTTGTTGTAAAGTTTTGGCCttaattttcattcatttatcACGCCCAAAAgagaaaggtgaaaaaaaattgtaaccCAACAACAACCCTGCGTTCACACACATAACCCTCCAAAactcccagcccagcttccaGAGCCATCCTGAAGCGCTTGCTGAAGGACCTGCCCTTTCCTCTGCAAGACTGAACACTGACAGGTCCCTTCTGGCCAGCCAAGGCTGCGGCCAGAGCTGAAACTGATTTATGGCAGGAAttttgaaaattcagttttgagAGGCTGCACAAGGAAGAAACATCTTCAAAATGTATTATGAATTATCAGTATTTATTCCTCGAAGAACAAAATCACTAGAACTGCAAACTACTAACACAATCACTTGTGTGAGTTATATCAAgctgcccaaaattcctgaagaaatgcagagagaATTACCCTGGAATGATAATTGGTAACACTGGCAGATGACTCTTCAGGCGTGCAGGTTTgactctgccatgggcagggactgcCTACAGAGCCAGCCACTGCATTTACTGGCAAAGCAATGAGTCTGAAATGCAAAGGCTGTTGCTCAATCACTGGCAGTCACCAGCCTGAGCTCTAAGATAACTACACCCCAGAAATAGACCCTGTTTCTGTTTCCTATTGGACTCCTTCTGTCCACTAGCCTGTTTCAGAAAGTACACTTTTGTTTACTATAAATCACATCAAGAATGGTGAAAAGATGAAGGCAATTCAACATGAAAAGAAATCAGGGCCTGCCTAGTTAAAAACATGTGGAATAGTGCTCAATAGGAAATTGTAGATAAAACCTCCATTTTCCTCCTGGTGTTAGTGAATGAGACTAAAACTTACATAGAAGTATGACTGCATCTTGGAGAACATAGTGCACTTTGTGACTCAGCACTACTGAATACTACTGAGATCAAAAACTTGGCAAAGCAAAAGCACAGAGGATTATTTAAATTATAAGACTACATAAAGCTGAtcacaaaagtttaaaaatgtgaCAGTAAGGTTTTATAaacctgattttaaaaaatgcagtgagATTTCTATAATGTCAGAGTATCCTGTTTGTGTGAAGCTCCTTGAACTCTTTCATCTGTGGCAGTAGATGGACTATTGGCAAGATCCAGTTTCCAATCCCATCAGAATTATTTGCAGCCTGcatatacatgcacacacattaCTCCCTGTACTTTTTACTTCAGATTTATTTAATGTAATGCTTTGAAATTCTTATTGATTGtccaaataagaaaaaaactaccaaaccaaacccacaaaaaaaacccaaaaaaaaccaaaaaaaaaaccccaacaacaaaaaaacttaACCCCCCTTGAGCTCAGAAACCTTCAAGTGACCCAATTTTGACAAATCATCGGTATTTGTCATACCAACAAGCTCAGACAGATTGATTGTACAGTGGTTTGGATGTGGGTACTCACTATGAGTATTTCGatcagtatttttcttctgcagtagTATCTGAATGAGCACTCAAGTTGTTCTAATTCAACTAAATTGGATCCATTAAGTTATCCTGCTGTCTGCtgcaaaaattcctcaaatttAAATCTGTATTTAGAGGTTGCTTTTGCTAATTTTGTCCCTCTATCTTTATAGATGAgaacatctcttttttttacagtttatcCTActcaatggaaagaaaaaaccaaaaagaactGATTAT is drawn from Haemorhous mexicanus isolate bHaeMex1 chromosome 4, bHaeMex1.pri, whole genome shotgun sequence and contains these coding sequences:
- the ASB5 gene encoding ankyrin repeat and SOCS box protein 5 isoform X2, which codes for MSRIYNCNWLEVPWGDGDLGSWADRSPLHEAASQGRLLSLKTLLSQGYNVDTLTIDQVTPLHEACLGDHVGCARILLEAGANVNATTIDGVTPLFNACSRGSAACAELLLQYGAKAQWESCLPSPTHEAASRGHSECLEVLISWGIDVDQDLPHLGTPLYVACVSQQIHCIRKLLYAGANVQKGKHLQTPLHAAAQHSSTEIVNLLLEFGADINAKNSDFERPVDLAAPSSLVERLLLFHEATPSSLCQLCRLCIRNYIGRARLHLVPQLQLPTILKNFLQYR